The region GGGTACTGAAATTCAGGAAGCAGGCATCACAGTAATCTATCATGTGTTTACTCAATACGAGGCAAAGTAGAATATTGTGTTATGATTCTTCTCTCATAAAGTCAGAAGCAATGTTCTTCTCGAAGCAAGCAAGAAGCAGAGATTAAATGTGTCTTTTTTTAGGTTTGAAGGACAACACTGCAGTTTTATCTATGTTGATCTTTATCCGGCAGACATGATACTGCTGGACAAAGCGCTTCgcctaaagaaataaaaagcatGAAAATTCACTTGGGTTTCCAATGGGAAAATCTTCTGatgtaaaatgaaaaaaatcacGAGTGCTACACGTGACAGTCAATCTTGCTCAGGTGCAGTAAACGGTAAAATGAAGACTTAAGCAGAAATTGAAATAGCGTAGCAGGCACAAGGGATCAATTTTTCTTTGTATGATTAGAAGCACAATAAAAACTTCACCATTTTCCTTGTCCTCATTTCATAGCACATGTTTCATTGTGATGTTATTGCAACAACTGAGacgtggaaaaaaaagaaaaagatgagtATACGCATATTCCAGGTTGCATTATGTTGTCTTAAAACAAAGAAAGTAGTACACGTGGTGGTGGTGCACTAAACACAGTGCTGAAATGCTTTTTGTCAACCTTGAGTACGGTGTAATAAAAGAAATGGTCTTATCTTGTAGTTCATGTATAAACAATTTTATATCTGCTACGGTTTTCGAAACCATTGTGAGCCCTTCTATGCCTGTGCAGTAAAATTGTAATCTATGTTGACATGAGCCTATCTAAATTTTAAGACAATTGCTATGAATATGTATATTTTTTCTTCTGGTCTAAAACCTCGAAGATATGCTTTCTTCCCTCACCCGCATTTATAGCCGATCTGCAACTGTCACTGACCATATGCTGTGCAACAGTTATTAAGGCAAAACATGCCGCGGTCTACGACTTCACTATCATAGACCACGGGTctacttgtttttgtttttttgtctaGAATGAGTTTGCTTCCTAGCTTTCAAACTGCGTCATAATACCTTGCATGTGTGTGAATTATTCTAGTGTGCACAGCATTCTGTAAAAATTAATTTTGCAACTCTATAAAGTGAGGGTGTTCATGCTGAATGTGAGAACAATATTAACTGCATTACTTACATGATAAGTCAGTGAAGACATGGCACTCTTGTCACACCTATGATCTCGCCAAATGTCCATCAGTGGGTGATTCCATACTCACCTTAGCAAAGGAAAAAAGACAGTTATTATCACAAGTtacaacaaaacaaaatgaatgcTTGCTAAAAATACAGGTTCAATATTGTTTAGAAAAAATTCCAGCTGAACCCATTTAAgagtggcacataaccagtggtaCATACATACCCAGTAACCCaatttggcatcaaagaggttcattgaacaggGGCACATACCAAGTCGGTCCGATAGTTGGTTTTGTACCCTGttgcctcagcacagcagcccaatgctgtACCCTTTAGACTCGGGGCtaccgagtgacccaagttggcggaaaaaTGATTAGATAGACAGGCACATAGTCCGATGAAAGTTGTGAAGCTCCCAAAGCATGCTAATAACATTAAAAttttggcagaacccatctcacaaatgttgacgttaatgcgattagcataccgagtggcacatactcagtgacccaagttggcatcggagaggttcattgaaatgtgGCACTTagccagtgacacaagttggcgtAAGTATTGATCTGTAGAGTTCATTCTTGAAACGCGAGTCGATAACCTGGCTAAAATCACACCACACCACAGAAAATAGTCTGGTCAAGCAATTAACCTTGTTTCAACCTTGTTCATAGCAATTATTCCATGCTTCATTCCCGGACAGAATTAATACCAATGCTTTCAACTAAGCCATTTGCAGTAGACTTGTGCTGGCTTGACGCTTTGAAGGCTCATTCTAGGTGTTCGTTATCTGCAGTGGTTTCATTATTTGGTAAACTTTTTACAGCTTGAGTACCTTCCATGTCActttttcttcaggtgcatctgtAAACCTGATGTGTTTTGCAGTTTGAGCATGCCTTAATCCATTTAGATATTTTGTCACGACATcttgccttctctctctctctctctcttttttcatcGCATGTGTCAGGACATTGTGATACCAGGTGGACATTTACTGGGTACAACTGTGTACAAGTATGTATATTGTATGATGTGTACAGCTGTAGTCAAACAAGGCCAATAGGAGTATACAAGGGTGTTTTTGGATTTCTGAGGAACTTTAGATGCTCGAAAGCTGTGAAAAATGAGGAGTAGTGTTTATATACCTTTCAGGAGCTTTGAGCAATTCCAATGCAGCTGGTGGCTGATAAGACTTCTCATACTCAGCCGCCGTAACTAACACTGACTTTGtttcttttgacaaaggctgtgcTTATATATGGTATTGATGCTGGCCTGAGGAATTTATTGTTAACACTTTTGTTCCCCACTTCCTTGCTCTACATGTATGTCACTGGTTGATGGAGAATGTTTATCTTTATTTCCACCATGTACTACTTTTAGAATATGTGATGTTAGTTTTTGTTGATTGCATGAAACTTTGTTGCATCAGAGTGACTGGAGCTTTCAGTGTAGTTTTTTGGTGTGCAATAAGGTATGTAATCTTTATCTGTGAGGCTCATGTTTTATttttatgtgtgtgcgcgtgtgcgtttATCTAGATCCTAGTACATCTAGTTGATTTTAAAGCTTCTTTTGTTATTTCTCTTTCCAAGTCTTTTCATTCTATTCTACTAAATAGCTGTTCTTTTACAGTTGAATATTCAGTAGGAATTCATTTTGTTTTTCTGTCCATTTCAGAGCACTAATTTAATTACTGTTTTTAGCAAATGTGCATTGTTGATTCTTGTTAACAAATTAAGTATTTGACTTACGTCATTTAATCATTGTAATTGTTTGTAAATAAAGTTGATTTATTTCTGTATTTCTATCACTATTATTAGCACTTTATTGTGTTGTATGCTCTTCATTGATGGAAGTTAGAAGTTCACATAATAGTGATATTGAATGCACTTATTATAAATATTAATTGGTAAGTTAAATTTTTACCCATGTGTTACTGTCCATGTGCTGATATCATTGTAACTACTGTGCCAATTGTACAGAGACTGGAACAAATTACTTCTCTAAAAATATTTCTATAAAATTGCATTTCAACTCAATTGAGTAGTGACAGCTGTAAGATACAAAATGTTTTTGTACCCATGTGTTACTTGAGATACTTGAGAATTTGCCAGTCATGTTTTTCAGTTCTCAAAAAGGCTTCTGATTAGCACTTGTGCCAGTCTCTGACAGCAGATTTTCTGAAGAACAAAATCGGTACACAGCAAGTGTAAATTTTTACATTAATAAATTTGCTATGCTTTTCTCACAGTGTACCTTGCAGTAATGAGCCTGTTAGCTGAAATTGAACATGTGAGCATATGTGCACTATAATCCCAGTGGCCCAGTTAGATAAAGCTCAGTGTACTAGATGGATATCTCACTATTTTATTCATCctatgttgcaccatttgtcttTGTGTACTCTTTTGTGTCGTAAATACATTGCTGTCTCACAttattacagtggaatctcgttgatacaatcttcacgggaaccggaaaataaagtgtatcatccgaaaatcgtatcatccaacataTTATTGGGAAAACAAAAAACATGTaccatcccgaaaaacgtattacgcagaatcgtatcaacgaggttccactgtacttgctttttccacattagACTGAGTGCACTGGTTGTATCAAACTAGCTCTATCATAAGTAGCAGAAAGAAGTGTATGCTCACCAATTCCAATAAAAGATATATTGACCGTTTGGCACCGAATGGTTGTTACTTCTGTGAGTACTCAAAATAACTCCACGTTCGTGCAGCTATTTTGAGTACTCACAGAAGTAGCAACCACCGTAGGTTCAGGCTTAGCTAGCTGAAGGAATATGTGAGCAGTCACCACACACAATTCGGTCTCCGACTGAGCATATGCACTTAGCTTCCAAAGGGTACACAGTGCCATGGTACAACAAACATGTTAGTGTCACGAATTAATAaaggagagttttttttttgcctccgaCGCCACGCAAGTGTGTAAACGCTCATCATGGGCAGCATGAGAAGCAAAGGCCACCCCAAGGCCAGGAGCTAATATTAGAATGAGCACTTCTAGCTTGTCACTGTGGGAAGAAGGTTGCCCTCAACACACAGTAGACAACGGCTAAGCTGCATACTCTCACGGTAACTAAGATCGTGGTAACAAGAGCATAGGGCCATCTCCGTCAATGTTAGCCTTGGATGAGTGTAGCCCAGCATAGTACAACAGCACATGAGCTCTATGCTCCACTCTTCGGCTTAGCATCCATAGAGGAGCAACACACGGTATGCACTTACTGTAAGTATGAGGCATTGTAAATTAACTCAAGTTTGAGCAGTTTCCAAAGAGGCTGTCAGATGAAAGAAAAGTGTGTGTGCACATTGATTCTCTCAGATAAGTATTCACTGCACTCGCTCGCACGTGTGCGCCTGTTGCACTATGCAGGGGCTCTGGAGGAAAGTACATTTGGAGTATGGGGGCGCTAGCCGGGGTTTATTTCACCTGTACAATCTTTTGTTTATTGTTGTGAAACCAATGGTTAATTTATTAGAGGGAGCTCCCCCTGCCTCTGATTTTTGGAGCCCCTGGCACCATGTGCATTCAGAATAGCGAGGGCATGATTCTGATCAACAAAGGCTCAATGGAAACGACTGGATCTTGCAGTGCAGAGAATACTTCTGAGTGACAGCCCAGCTGTCACTCCATCCCACAGAAGGAGGAAAGGGGAGAAGGGCATGGGTAGGACAGACATGCACCCATGCAAAGGAGGCGAGGCATGCAATCCTTACTTTGTACATGACCTCCTGAAGAAAAAGCTCAACCTTAACACTAGTATTTGTGTTTTCATTTCTGTAGTATTTCATAATATCAGTTTCACTTTCAAATCAAAAGTGATACTCAGGTACTTGTATCGTTTTCTTTGTGCAGTATTGGGCCGTTCGAGCCGTCCAGCAGCTACTGAGAATGAGAAGTCGCAACAGGGACGCCTCCATCGGTGTCATCTCTGCAACTATGTGACTGAGAAGCTGTTTAATCTTAAAGTACATTACCGAATTCACACAGGCGAGCGGCCGTTTCACTGCCACTTCTGCCCTCAGACCTTTTCACAAAGCCCCCACCTCAAGTCGCACCTGCGCCTCCACACGGGCGAGCGACCATTTCAATGCAAGGTCTGCTTTCGGAGCTTCTCTGGAAGGTACAACCTCAAGTCACATATGCGCCTCCACACTGGCGAACGACCGTACCGCTGCACCATCTGCTCCAAGGCCTTTGTGCAGCGCGGTCAATGGAACAAACACATGAGAACGCATCACCTTCCGGATACCACCCAGTGAAGTAGATGACATAGTTGTGTGAGTGAGTGGACTTGGCAACCTCAGTAGCCAAGTGACAAACTTCATGGTACATGAGAGCAACAGGGTGTTATTGTCCTCCAAAGAGCCAGCTATATCAAGTTTAAAGTTTCGTTTATTTGGTTTCTTAGACGGCGTCTAAGAGACGCTCAAGCTAAATTGCTTGACGAGGCCTCGACCCCTTTTACATACAGCACAATTACATTCTACACTGTGTACATCCCACATTGTACACATACATCAGCTTATTCAAACCACATGCAATATTataaaaaataatacaaaaaaattAGAAGCATAAGAAACATAAACACACATAGCAGTTACACAACTTAATAGACCTTATCAATAAACAAGTAGTAAGCATCAAGACATCTGAGAAAAATGAAGCACTTCCTCCGTAGATGTATGCATAAAATTGTGACACGGTAGTCGGAAGTGGACAGTAAATGCACAATTTATGATCATGGGAAGATTGTAGGAGGAGAATGAAGTACATCAGTAACTCTCAAAAGGCATCACATGATACACCATTGAGTTAGTATTACTACTATTGAATTATGCCATTCTAAGAAGTCTGCACACATACCTCAAGTAAATGACATGCTATTGGAAATAAGGAAGCCTCTAGTTTCTTGTTTAAAagaagagattttttttttttcttaatgctaAGGCCACTAAGATGCTGAAACCAAATAAACAAGTTGGTCTGTTATGACAGAGCGGTCAATTTAAGGATTGTAATATAAAAATTTCTGCTGCTTTCTTTCCACCAGTGCTAATGTGCTTGTAACGTTCCTGCATGTTAGGACATAGCTGAATAACATTGAGGCATACACTAAAAAACTCGCCCATTATGCGCTTTTACTTGTTTTGCTTGATGTACGGTGCTCAGTGATTCAAACACGATACTCAGAGTGCATGGCTGCTATTGCTTTTTGCATCACTGGTGGGCACTATGGACACCAAGCTGAATCATTATGGTATACGATAAAAGAGAGCTTCTGTGATGTGTTCTGACTGCATTTGGCCTTCTAGTGATCACCCAGCACTCACCGGTGGTGCAAAACGTGCTGGCTGCCATAAGGTCCAATTATCGTGTTTGAATCACCGAGCGCTGTACTAATCCCATCGCTTGgttgttttttttctgtgccaaGGTGCTTTTTCCAATTTGAAAGCTATTACAAACTTGGGAATATTTTTCAGGCTTACAAAGAAAGCCGTTTGCCTTATATGGTTCTGAAGGGATAATTTTCCAACTCATGGGAATGTCCACTGTACAAATCCTAAGGTATTGTGAAATGTTTAGATGCTTTTGCATGTTGCAGCATAATAGCACGTTTCGTGAGTAATAGCCTCTTTGCAGCGATAGCTGTTGTGGGGGCTGTTAGCACGTTTGGATGTGTTTAGAGCTGTAACTGTTCAATTACGAATATAGCATCATTCCAGAGCCATTGAAGCGAATACTTAAAGTACTTCCAACATGGCATCTTTGACTTGTCATCTTTTTGCGTTTGAGGTCCAAGCACTGTAAACCCTCACAATAAATACTGGCAAGCATGTCTCATAACCATCCTTATTGTTCCATGTCATCAGCAAATATTGCTCAGCATCATGTGGTCATGATAATGTCGA is a window of Dermacentor silvarum isolate Dsil-2018 chromosome 4, BIME_Dsil_1.4, whole genome shotgun sequence DNA encoding:
- the LOC119450355 gene encoding gastrula zinc finger protein XlCGF49.1-like; the encoded protein is MHPCKGGEACNPYFVHDLLKKKLNLNTILGRSSRPAATENEKSQQGRLHRCHLCNYVTEKLFNLKVHYRIHTGERPFHCHFCPQTFSQSPHLKSHLRLHTGERPFQCKVCFRSFSGRYNLKSHMRLHTGERPYRCTICSKAFVQRGQWNKHMRTHHLPDTTQ